A region of the Haematobia irritans isolate KBUSLIRL chromosome 5, ASM5000362v1, whole genome shotgun sequence genome:
aacattttatttccatagaaaattttgtcaaaattttatttctatggaaaattttgtaaaaaatttatttctgtagaaaattttgtcaacattttatttctatagaacattttgtcaacatataatttctatagaaaattttgtcaacatataatttctatagcaaattttgtcaacattttatttctatagaaaattttgtcaacattttacttccatagaaaattttgtcaacattttatttctatagaaaattttgtcaagtttttatttctatagaaaattttgtcaaaattttatttctatagaaaattttgtcaaactgaattatatacgtatttaaacggcctttttttgtttaatatataccccttatggaataactgacaatttagaagacagtgttaaaaagttttacgataccttgccatcggcaagtgttatcgcaacccaagtaattcgattgtggatgacagcctttagtagaagttcctacgcaatccatggtggagggtacataagattcggcctggccgaacttacggccgtatatacttgttggtttTTAAATTCAGTCATTTTTGtttaacattaacatttttcCGCAAACCTTAGGTTTTTCAacgatttccatttttttacgtGAAAATAATGACCACCAGATGGCAATGCAAAGTTGAAgaacaaatttatttgaagCGAAACCAAgagcatcaaaattttatttctatagattttatcaaaattttatttttcatagaaaattttttcaaaattttattcctataggataggaataaaattatttccatagaaagttttttcaaaatttctataaaaaaatttgttaaaattttattttctataaaaaattttgttaaaattttattttgtggttagtatgaacaaaatgttttttttttcacagaaatgttttattatagaagtttatttcagtatttgccATATTATATAGTATGATCTCTCCTAGTAGCgacaattttttgacaatttttttatttatatagaaagtcatatcatatcatatcaattttgtcaaaattttcaaaattctatagaaataaaatattttgacaaaattttatttctatagaaaattatgtcaaaattttattagaaatagacaattttgtcaaaattttatttctatagaaaattttttcaaaattttatttctatagaaaactttgtcaaaattttatttcaatagaaaaatttgtcaaaattttatttctatagaaaattttatcaaaattttatttttcatagaaaattttttcaaaattttattcctatagaaaattttatcaaaattttatttttcatagaaaattttttcaaaattttattcctatagaaaattttgtcaaaaatgtatttctatagaaagttttgtcaaaattctatttctatagaaaattttgtcaaaattttatttctatagaagattttgtcaaaattttattttttctatagaaaaattttatttcaatagaaaattttatcaaaaaaaatttattttctatagaaaagttggtcacaattttatttctatatttttttttcttaattttattgctatagaaaatttgtaaaaattttatttctatataaagtgatgtcaaatttttatttcaatagatgttGTGATTCAACATTTGGTGTTATAGGAAAACTAACCATTTAATCGGTTTGCAATATTTGAGTCTTATTCATTCAACGACCAAAACTTAAATGATTAATTTAACACCAGAAAAAagtcaatgaatttttttatagccgatttaacTATAATTTAGATCAggaaaattagttgattttagttcaattttgccaaatgtgggaaaatttttcatattttaattttcttacttactttaatgacgtgaactaaaaatgaaaaaaaaaatatatacaaatgaagtacacaagtttacaaagtatgaaaatagttcatatgTTTCTCAAAATCGGCGAAGTTCATAagtttctcaaatgagtaaattttacttaaattctgTATGTCTAgaacttcatatagcgctaaacacattttaacaatttttaattccaatttttgcttccgaaatacgaaattttattaaacaaccgaaaaaaattattatttttaataaattttcttcaatgtgataaaaattattaactcaATTGTATCATGTTacaattactaaaatattttagttaaaattttctaatataaatctACATTCAGTTTTTTCTGGATGTTGAAATTTATAGTTCATGGGAGAATTCGGTTTATTTCCTTGCCTTTTTTCAGGCGTCACAATTATCCGCTTGATAATACTATGGTTGGAGAAggtaaccatgcacaaatttattaaaaaaaaatatttttaatgggatccGGTATCCAACGGAAATTATAGCACTAAAaaaggaattaattaaaaagtggcaTAGCATGGCTAATATGTGGCTAATATGTGGcacatttttgtgccactttatcGACGCTTTGTGCTACTTTTTTACCACAAACCCTGTTAAGATTACACATCCATAATCTTAAAATCGCTGCCTTAACATATAATCGAGTTTACGCAACGTATACTATATTTGTGATCACTTTCATTTCACATGCCATAATGTTTCATGTGGACATAAGTAGCGCCTAAAACTATGCAACGTATTTTGTCTATAGTATGTCAATAGTGTTACTCCTCTGGACTGTTAACTTCAAATGGTTACTTACGATGAAAtcgtaaataatttaaatttaatttgtgaaAAAGTGATTTCATAATTctattaagaaaaataaaatgcatttaattTGTACTTAATTTTCTTTGTGGAAAGGTATGCTACTTTTTGTGTCACTTTTTAAAATGGTCATGCCTCTTTATAATGGCACTAGTGGCACCTTTTCTGTCATTCCCAACGCTGCCCCCAGCTACAATAGATATGGAGTATCGTGATAATAGATTATAAAAATGACACAaaagattattttatttaaccctggacagtcatccttcgtcaaaatgacgacgcgtaatttcattttcgatttaaaatgcattttagtcgtttgggaaatcataaatttaagttatactaattcaaccattttacgaatttttgttttatactaattaaaaacaaattgaacaagaaaataaacacaattttggttctcatttttgcttacgatgtaaattatagcgtcttgaaataagccgtagtcaaaatgacgaaggatgacgttagtgtataaaaaataaggatgactttccagggttaattaTTGCTCGAATTTTGATTTTCCTCAATCACTGATGAATTCTTTTCCACAATGTACTATAAAAAGCTTATAGAAAAAAAcgttatacaaaaattattcatGGATTTAATGTTGGATTTACTACTGTTTTGCAAAGATTTgccatattttaacaaaaaaacaaaaaagaaaatgggAATTTTCACTAAGGCTCGGATAGATTCTAGTATTGTATGAAATTATAAATTCCTTacttttgttgcgaaaatattaaaacaccatttgatataaaattaaCCATAGACAGATTGTCTTTTATTAGCTACCTTatcataataaataatttgtctTGACATAAAACCATTGAAGCCACACGCTACGGGTATGGTATATGCGCCCATATTGGTGAACACTATAAAATCATCACACTGCAGATCGGGTAATAGAACATTTTCGGCAATCTAAAGgggaaaagtaatgaaaatcctgtaattctttaaataataaaactgAAGTTTACCTTATCCGCTGGATCACAGGTAGGACCCCAGAGTATGGACTTAAATTTAGGTACACGAGAATTTTCCTCATCCTggaaaaagaaataattttttataaaatatcatatatcatatcatatcatatcatatatcatatcatatcatatatcatatcatatcatatcatatcatatcatatcatatcatatcatatcatatcatatcatatcatatcatatcatatcatatcatatcatatcatatcatatcatatcatatcatatcatatcatatcatatcatatcatatcatatcatatcatatcatatcatatcatatcatatcatatcatatcatatcatatcatatcatatcatatcatatcatatcatatcatatcatatcatatcatatcatatcatatcatatcatatcatatcatatcatatcatatcatatcatatcatatcatatcatatcatatcatatcatatcatatcatatcatatcatatcatatcatatcatatcatatcatatcatatcatatcatatcatatcatatcatatcatatcatatcatatcatatcatatcatatcatatcatatcatatcatatcatatcatatcatatcatatcatatcatatcatatcatatcatatcatatcatatcatatcatatcatatcatatcatatatcatatcatatcatatcatatcatatcatatatcatatcatatcatatcatatcatatcatatcatatcatatcatatcatatcatatcatatcatatcatatcatatcatatcatatatcatatcatatcatatcatatcatatcatatatcatatcatatcatatcatatcatatcatatcatatcatatcatatcatatcatatcatatcatatcatatcatatcatatcatatcatatcatatcatatcatatcatatcatatcatatcatatcatatcatatcatatcatatcatatcatatcatatcatatcatatcatatcatatcatatcatatcatatcatatcatatcatatcatatcatatcatatcatatcatatcatatcatatcatatcatatcatatcatatcatatcatatcatatcatatcatatcatatcatatcatatcatatcatatcatatcatatcatatcatatcatatcatatcatatcatatcatatcatatcatatcatatcatatcatatcatatcatatcatatcatatcatatcatatcatatcatatcatatcatatcatatcatatcatatcatatcatatcatatcatatcatatcatatcatatcatatcatatcatatcatatcatatcatatcatatcatatcatatcatatcatatcatatcatatcatatcatatcatatcatatcatatcatatcatatcatatcatatcatatcatatcatatcatatcatatcatatcatatcatatcatatcatatcatatcatatcatatcatatcatatcatatcatatcatatcatatcatatcatatcatatcatatcatatcatatcatatcatatcatatcatatcatatcatatcatatcatatcatatcatatcatatcatatcatatcgtaTCGCATCATTTCCAACTCACCACAAAATGTTTGATTTCAGTGTGATTAGGTGCTATCATCACTAAAACGAATGAGCCATACGTTCCATCATTTAGATAATAGTGCTTTATGGGCATATCGCCATTTGTTACTGGGGGTTCACGTTTCGAATGAATTTTACATATGAGAGTCATTGATGTGGCAACAAAAAATCTTCCTGGCTCAGCTATAATATTCACATCATTATCGGGAAAGTAACGATTTAATGATTCGTTGACAATTTCACACACCTAATAAAAGTGAGACGTTTTTTTGTCATTAAATTCCTACAACAAAATTACCAAGTGTGCATATATGTATACCTTTATAAATTTATGATTATCTGTACCGGAAAATCCTCCACCAATATCCAAAACATGCATATCGAATCCAAGTTGTTTGCCATATTCAAAAAGATATTTCGATTTGGCAATACCTCGTTCATACGAAGGTAGTTCCGTGCATTCTGAGCCAACATGGAAACTAATACCAATAACctggtattaaaaataaattggtaATAGATTTAGATGGAGCTTTTATAAcatacactgagagaaaaaattacttacatttaaatttaattttttagctaACAACATTAGGGCTGGTGCCTCTCGATCACCATCACATCCAAATTTCTCTCCCAAACAGGCATATGATTCTTTGGCATCACAACGAAACCGGATCAATATACTGGAAATGATTTGAAAGAAGAatagatttatttattattccatTATTACTGATGTTTTGATATTATGGAAAAATAAATATGCAGCTTGAAATGTCAAGAAGGCAAATATTTGGGCAATATACTGAGGTGGTgtactttgaaaataaaaatggggTTGCTTTATTCCCTTCGTTGGGAATGTTGGATGTTTAAAGCTCATTCCtcattatagaatattttgttctttatttttttttttacctttttttttgttttttgtttttttttttattttttaatttttattaaatttaatttcatttcgaaAACTTACTTTGAttctggaaaatatttttgtattttatacaATTCACACTCGGAATCAACTGTGCTTGTCATCACTCCATATTCCTTGGCATATTTGATGTGTGGTATCATTTTACATGTATGAGCATATATGATACGTTCTGGTCCAACACCCATAtccaatatttgttttatttcaccCTTGGAAGCACAATCGAAATTTGTACCCAAATTGGCCAAAACATTGAGAACATGAGGATCATTACAACATTTCGTAGCTATAAGAAAAATAATTGgaatacaaaaattataatttttaattttattactatttattcaaattatattgtaattaattaatataattacATTGACCTAatgattggtattgattccaacacaaaaaaagtgtttttttaataaaaaaattaggaagaaatctggctttaaatctatgccgtataaaattaaaattaggatacagatcttatttgtcgaattttcattttcttttcgtgacagAGTAACAAAGCTCTTTTCGTACAAATAAAAGTAActagaaaaattcaaattataacaaatacttAGAGTAAAGAGTTTTTTCTTAACtcttaaaaaatctttaaatcatagattcaaaatcctcaaaatatgtcTATATATTTGAAGCCTTTTTTAATCATTAATTCATAGATTCAATTTCTTAGTGAATTTAATGTATATTTCTGTggatcaaaaataattttctttattttaaggatataTTTATTTCGAGCCTAAGAGGTTGCTTCTATAAAACTGTTTACTCAAGTCCATTAAAAacctattttaattcaattcaatgcatttcgtaattgaatcaatcGAAATAGTTATTTAAAGAGAagataaaaatcatttaaattaaattaattgtctcAATATTAATTACAATATTAATACAGTTTTTAAATCGATTAAATaattagttgaatcaattaaaaaattaattgaatgtatcgaagaaaacaatgttattttgtaagttttattataccctccgccacactgtggaacagggtattataagttagtgcatatgtttgccacacccagaaggagacgagatagacacatggtgtctttggcaatattgctcaggaccggcccctgagtcgatctagcaatgtccgactgtccgtctgcccgtccgtccgtctgtctgtgaacacatttttgtaataaaagtctaggtcgcaatataagtacaatcgacttcaaattgggcacaagtatgtactttgggtcagaacagaaccctattgattttggtagaaattgGATCAGTTTtatcagctcccatatatatctttcggccgatatctactaatatggccccagaaaccagaatttcagcctgatatactttaaattttgcacaagaagtgcaATTGGTAGTGTCGAaagtatatctttcgcccgatatgcacttgtatggcctagaagccagagttttgccctaatttgctgtaaattttgcatagggagtagaattaatatcgtCGCTATggatgccgaatttggttgaaatcggatcagatttagatatagttcccatataaagggtgattcttttgaggttaggattttcatgcattagtatttgacagatcacgtgggatttcagacatggtgtcaaagagaaagatgctcagtatgctttgacatttcatcatgaatagacttactaacgagcaacgcttgcaaatcattgaattttattaccaaaatcagtggcagaaaatccgcttttttatcgacaaattttgttcagcgatgaggctcatttctggttgaatggctacgtaaataagcaaaattgccgcatttggagtgaagagcaaccagaagccgttcaagaactgcccatgcatcccgaaaaatgcactgtttggtgtggtttgtacgctggtggaatcattggaccgtattttttcaaagatgctgttggacgcaacgttacggtgaatggcgatcgctatcgttcgatgctaacaaactttttgttgccaaaaatggaagaactgaacttggttgacatgtggtttcaacaagatggcgctacatgccacacagctcgcgattctatggccattttgagggaaaacttcggagaacaattcatctcaagaaatggaccggtaagttggccaccaagatcatgcgatttgacgcctttagactattttttgtggggctacgtcaagtctaaagtctacagaaataagccagcaactattccagctttggaagacaacatttccgaagaaattcgggctattccggccgaaatgctcgaaaaagttgcccaaaattggactttccgaatggaccacctaagacgcagccgcggtcaacatttaaatgaaactatcttcaaaaagtaaatgtcatggaccaatctaacgtttcaaataaagaaccgatgagattttgcaaattttatgcgttttttttttaaaaaagttatcaagctcttaacaaatcaccctttatatctttcgccggatATGCACTTTTACGGCCCccgaaaccagagttttgctcTAATTCGatgtaaattttgcacagggagtagaattaatattgtagctgtgcatgccgaatttggttgaaatcggttcagatttagatatagctcccatatatatctttcgcccgatatgcacttatatggcccctgaagccagagttttgctctaATTTGCagtaaattttgcatagggagtagaattaatattgtagctgtgcatgtcgaatttggttgaaatcggttgaaatcggttcagatctagatatatctcccatatatatctttccccccattttcacgcaaaaaaaaaaaaaaaataattggaccaattaaaacAGTAAATGAAGAATGCAACATCCTATAAATAATTCATCTATAGACTGTGAATTAGTGTTTTTATCTTTtatactaaatttaaaatttgttgagtTATGAAATAAATCAgatataacgaaattaatttaattcacataaaataaattaataataaaagtataaaattaatatgagaatttataaataaaaatagaaattaaaacaaaactaacACTAACCAAAATTAAACTTTAACTTTAGCAAAGGTATTCCCGGAGAAATAAATGTCAGCTAAAACCCAAAACTATAACAGAGACCtacaactaaaaaaaattttcttacttcAAAAAAACGAAACTCAATCGCAAATGCAACATTATATTCTAAATAATTCATAGCATATATCTGatgttttttataccttccaccataggatggggggtatattaactttgtcattccgtttgtaacacatcgaaatattgctctaagaccccataaagtatataaagggtgattcttttgaggttaggattttcatgcattagtatttgacagatcacgtgggatttcagacatggtgtcaaagagaaagatgctcagtatgctttgacatttcatcatgaatagacttacgatctgccacaacgtcgaattttcagtgaatgggccctagaaaagttggcagaaaatccgcttttttatcgacaaattttgttcagcgatgaggctcatttctggttgaatggttacgtaaataagcaaaattgccgcatttggagtgaagagcaaccagaagccgttcaagaactgcccatgcatcccgaaaaatgcactgtttggtgtggtttgtacgctggtggaatcattggaccgtattttttcaaagatgctgttggacgcaatgttacggtgaatggcgatcgctatcgttcgatgctaacaaactttttgttgccaaaaatggaagaactgaacttggttgacatgtggtttcaacaagatggcgctacatgccacacagctcgcgattctatggccattttgagggaaaacttcggagaacaattcatctcaagaaatggaccggtaa
Encoded here:
- the LOC142238759 gene encoding ornithine decarboxylase 1-like, coding for MSIKEKIHFYENKIDLKKVIVEQNLKDSDAPLYICDLSKIKEKYELWNKLLPRVKPYYATKCCNDPHVLNVLANLGTNFDCASKGEIKQILDMGVGPERIIYAHTCKMIPHIKYAKEYGVMTSTVDSECELYKIQKYFPESNILIRFRCDAKESYACLGEKFGCDGDREAPALMLLAKKLNLNVIGISFHVGSECTELPSYERGIAKSKYLFEYGKQLGFDMHVLDIGGGFSGTDNHKFIKVCEIVNESLNRYFPDNDVNIIAEPGRFFVATSMTLICKIHSKREPPVTNGDMPIKHYYLNDGTYGSFVLVMIAPNHTEIKHFVDEENSRVPKFKSILWGPTCDPADKIAENVLLPDLQCDDFIVFTNMGAYTIPVACGFNGFMSRQIIYYDKVANKRQSVYG